Proteins from a single region of Bradyrhizobium diazoefficiens:
- a CDS encoding MFS transporter, translating into MVDKQRIIPLIVATALFMENMDSTVIATSLPAIAADIGTSPLTLKLAITSYLLSLAVFIPASGWTADRFGARLVFAIAVGVFMVGSVGCALSGSVTDFVFARILQGMGGAMMTPVGRLVLLRSVDKSALVNAMAWVTVPALIGPVIGPPLGGFITTYASWHWIFLINIPIGLLGIFMALRFIDPIKSETREPFDLYGMMLAGLGLAGIAFGLSVAGLNLLPWSTVAALVAGGATSMTLYVLHARRTGSPVLDFSLLKLPTLRAAVLGGFMFRLGIGALPFLLPLLMQIGFGLSPFHSGLVTFGSSLGAMGMKTLAARIIRAFGFRNLMTVNAIISAFFLGVCALFTVTTPLLIIMVILVVGGFFRSLEFTAINTVAYADVESAQMSRATTLVSVNQQLAVSAGVAVGAASVETTMWLSHVSELNATVFAPAFVVVALTSAASSWFFWQMPDDAGHEISGRKALEIASRKGAGKGAATAAVKTATEDTQDVRDQRLG; encoded by the coding sequence ATGGTCGACAAGCAACGCATCATTCCGCTGATCGTGGCCACTGCTCTCTTCATGGAGAACATGGATTCCACGGTGATCGCCACCTCGCTGCCGGCGATCGCGGCCGACATCGGCACCAGCCCGCTGACGCTGAAGCTCGCGATCACCTCCTACCTCTTGTCGCTCGCGGTGTTCATCCCGGCGAGCGGCTGGACCGCCGACAGGTTCGGCGCGCGGCTGGTGTTCGCGATCGCTGTCGGCGTGTTCATGGTCGGCTCGGTCGGCTGCGCGCTGTCGGGATCGGTCACCGATTTCGTGTTCGCGCGAATCCTGCAAGGTATGGGCGGGGCGATGATGACGCCGGTCGGGCGCCTGGTGCTGCTGCGCTCGGTCGACAAGAGCGCGCTGGTCAACGCGATGGCCTGGGTGACGGTCCCTGCCCTGATCGGCCCCGTGATCGGCCCGCCGCTCGGCGGCTTCATCACGACCTACGCGTCGTGGCACTGGATCTTCCTGATCAACATCCCGATCGGATTGCTCGGCATCTTCATGGCACTGCGCTTCATCGATCCCATCAAGAGCGAGACGCGGGAGCCATTCGATCTCTACGGCATGATGCTCGCAGGGCTAGGGCTTGCCGGCATCGCGTTCGGGCTCTCCGTGGCCGGACTCAATTTGCTGCCCTGGAGCACGGTTGCGGCCCTCGTCGCAGGCGGCGCGACCTCGATGACACTGTATGTCCTGCACGCGCGGCGCACCGGGTCGCCGGTCCTGGATTTCTCGCTCCTGAAGCTGCCGACGCTGCGCGCGGCGGTGCTCGGCGGTTTCATGTTCCGGCTCGGCATCGGCGCGTTGCCCTTCCTACTGCCGCTGCTGATGCAGATCGGCTTCGGGCTGTCGCCGTTCCATTCCGGACTCGTCACCTTTGGCTCCTCGCTCGGTGCGATGGGCATGAAGACGCTGGCCGCGCGGATCATCCGCGCCTTCGGCTTCCGCAACCTCATGACGGTGAACGCGATCATCAGCGCGTTCTTCCTCGGCGTCTGCGCGCTGTTCACGGTGACGACCCCGCTGCTGATCATTATGGTGATCCTGGTGGTCGGCGGCTTCTTCCGTTCGCTCGAATTCACCGCGATCAACACGGTGGCCTATGCCGACGTCGAGAGCGCGCAGATGAGTCGTGCCACCACGCTCGTCAGCGTCAACCAGCAGCTCGCGGTCTCGGCCGGCGTCGCCGTCGGCGCGGCGTCGGTGGAGACGACGATGTGGCTCAGCCATGTCAGCGAGCTCAACGCCACTGTGTTCGCCCCGGCCTTCGTCGTGGTCGCGCTGACCTCGGCTGCCTCGAGCTGGTTCTTCTGGCAGATGCCGGATGATGCCGGCCACGAGATCTCCGGCCGCAAGGCGCTGGAGATCGCAAGCCGCAAGGGGGCCGGCAAGGGCGCAGCCACAGCTGCCGTCAAGACCGCGACCGAGGATACGCAGGACGTGCGGGATCAGCGGCTAGGGTAG
- the guaB gene encoding IMP dehydrogenase: MATVQQGIREAFTFDDVLLKPGLSDVMPGEVDIRSRVTRAIPLNIPIMASAMDTVTEARMAIAMAQAGGLGVIHRNFDPEGQAAQVRQVKRYESGMVVNPLTISPEATLDDALKLMSDHGISGIPVVTGASKATPGKLVGILTNRDVRFTTDRRQKVSELMTHENLVTVRENVSQDEARRLLHQHRIEKLLVVDDQYRCVGLITVKDMEKAVAHPLACKDAQGRLRVAAATTVGDTGFERTERLIDAGVDLVVVDTAHGHSRHVLHAVNRIKRLSNSVQVVAGNVATSDGAQALIDAGADCIKVGIGPGSICTTRIVAGVGVPQLTAIMDAVEAAKKSDIPVIADGGIKFSGDLAKALAAGADIAMVGSLLAGTDETPGEVFLWQGRSYKAYRGMGSVGAMARGSADRYFQQDIKDALKLVPEGIEGQVPYKGPVGNVMHQLAGGLRAAMGYVGAKDLKELHEKAQFVRITGAGLRESHVHDVTITREAPNYPGGG, from the coding sequence ATGGCCACGGTGCAACAAGGCATTCGCGAAGCCTTTACGTTCGACGACGTGCTGCTGAAGCCGGGCCTGTCGGACGTCATGCCGGGCGAGGTCGACATTCGCTCCCGTGTCACCCGCGCCATCCCGCTCAACATCCCGATCATGGCCTCGGCCATGGACACGGTCACCGAGGCCCGCATGGCGATCGCCATGGCGCAGGCCGGCGGCCTCGGCGTCATCCACCGCAATTTCGATCCCGAAGGGCAGGCCGCCCAGGTGCGGCAGGTCAAGCGCTACGAGTCGGGCATGGTGGTGAACCCGCTCACCATCAGCCCCGAGGCTACACTCGACGATGCGCTCAAGCTGATGAGCGATCACGGCATCTCCGGCATTCCCGTCGTCACCGGTGCGAGCAAGGCCACGCCGGGCAAGCTGGTCGGCATTCTCACCAACCGCGACGTGCGGTTTACCACCGACCGCCGGCAAAAAGTTTCCGAGCTGATGACGCACGAAAATCTCGTTACGGTGCGCGAGAATGTCAGCCAGGACGAGGCGAGGCGGTTGCTGCACCAGCATCGCATCGAGAAGTTGCTCGTGGTCGATGACCAGTATCGCTGCGTCGGCCTGATCACCGTGAAGGACATGGAGAAGGCGGTCGCCCATCCGCTCGCCTGCAAGGACGCACAGGGCCGGCTCCGCGTTGCCGCCGCCACGACTGTCGGTGACACCGGCTTCGAGCGCACCGAGCGGCTGATCGATGCCGGCGTCGACCTTGTTGTCGTCGACACCGCCCACGGCCATTCCCGCCATGTGCTGCATGCCGTGAACCGCATCAAGCGTCTCTCCAACTCCGTGCAGGTCGTTGCCGGCAACGTCGCGACCTCGGACGGCGCGCAGGCGCTGATCGATGCGGGCGCGGACTGCATCAAGGTCGGCATCGGCCCGGGCTCGATCTGCACCACGCGCATCGTCGCCGGCGTCGGCGTGCCCCAGCTGACCGCGATCATGGATGCGGTCGAGGCGGCGAAGAAATCGGACATTCCGGTCATCGCCGATGGCGGCATCAAGTTCTCCGGCGATCTCGCCAAGGCGCTCGCCGCTGGCGCCGACATTGCGATGGTCGGCTCGCTGCTGGCCGGCACCGACGAGACACCAGGCGAAGTGTTCTTGTGGCAGGGCCGTTCCTACAAGGCCTATCGCGGCATGGGCTCGGTTGGCGCGATGGCGCGCGGCTCGGCGGATCGCTACTTCCAGCAGGACATCAAGGACGCGCTCAAGCTCGTGCCTGAGGGCATCGAGGGCCAGGTGCCCTACAAGGGCCCGGTCGGCAATGTCATGCACCAGCTCGCCGGCGGCTTGCGCGCCGCGATGGGCTATGTCGGCGCAAAGGACCTGAAGGAGCTGCACGAGAAGGCGCAGTTCGTCCGCATCACCGGCGCCGGCCTGCGCGAAAGCCACGTCCACGACGTCACCATCACGCGCGAGGCGCCGAATTATCCGGGCGGGGGCTAG
- a CDS encoding NADP-dependent oxidoreductase has product MSQGKRIVLAARPLGEPKPSDFRLEEFAIPSPGAGEVLLRTIWLSLDPYMRGRMSEGPSYAAPVPVGGVMEGEAVSEVAASNNPDFAAGEIVRIRSGWQTHAISNGKGLIKVDPKLGPISTSIGVLGMPGMTAYTGLLDIGKPQEGETVVVAGASGAVGSAVGQIAKIKGARAVGIAGGKDKCDYVVKELGFDACVDHRDPDLAAKLKDACPGGIDVYFENVGGAVFEAVFPLLNPFARVPVCGLIAHYNDTEAKPPKWATSMMRATLTKRLTFRGFIVSDFAARHGDFLRDMSTWVRDGKVKYKEFVTEGLESAPAAFIGLLKGANFGKQLVRVGPDKA; this is encoded by the coding sequence ATGTCCCAAGGCAAACGTATCGTTCTCGCCGCGCGTCCCCTCGGTGAACCCAAGCCGTCCGATTTTCGCCTGGAGGAATTCGCGATTCCCTCGCCCGGCGCGGGCGAAGTCCTGCTACGCACGATCTGGCTATCGCTCGATCCCTATATGCGTGGGCGCATGAGCGAGGGGCCGTCTTATGCGGCGCCCGTGCCGGTCGGCGGCGTGATGGAGGGGGAGGCGGTCAGCGAGGTCGCGGCCTCCAACAATCCTGATTTCGCGGCAGGCGAGATCGTGCGGATCCGTTCGGGCTGGCAGACGCATGCGATCTCGAACGGCAAGGGCCTGATCAAGGTCGATCCCAAGCTCGGGCCTATCTCGACCTCGATCGGGGTGCTCGGCATGCCCGGCATGACCGCCTATACGGGCCTGCTCGACATCGGCAAGCCGCAGGAAGGCGAGACCGTCGTCGTCGCCGGGGCTTCCGGCGCGGTCGGTTCGGCCGTGGGCCAGATCGCGAAGATCAAGGGCGCACGCGCAGTCGGCATCGCCGGCGGCAAGGACAAGTGCGACTATGTGGTGAAGGAGCTCGGCTTCGATGCCTGCGTCGATCACCGCGATCCCGATCTCGCAGCGAAGCTGAAGGACGCCTGCCCTGGAGGTATCGACGTCTATTTCGAAAATGTCGGCGGCGCCGTGTTCGAGGCGGTCTTCCCGCTGCTCAATCCGTTCGCGCGCGTGCCGGTCTGCGGCCTGATCGCCCATTACAACGACACCGAGGCGAAGCCGCCGAAATGGGCGACCTCCATGATGCGCGCGACGCTGACCAAGCGGTTGACCTTCCGCGGCTTCATCGTCTCCGACTTCGCTGCCCGCCACGGCGACTTCCTGCGCGACATGTCTACCTGGGTCCGCGACGGCAAGGTGAAGTACAAGGAGTTTGTCACCGAGGGCCTGGAGAGCGCCCCGGCCGCTTTCATCGGGCTTCTGAAGGGCGCCAATTTCGGCAAGCAGCTGGTCCGGGTCGGGCCGGACAAGGCCTAG
- a CDS encoding metallophosphoesterase, whose amino-acid sequence MSEFRLTQISDTHLGRRFPGLIANFHRVCEHIDADGPDLVVNTGDVSFDGPTSRDDVAFAKSLHDALPVPCRFLPGNHDIGDNPTALGPAPKPPVTEAHRQEFRDIIGEDHWSFEAAGWRFVGLNSLVMNSGLAFEAEQFDWLASEISRASGRPVALFIHKPLFLNLPDDPETPETSIRYVPQPARARLIEMFADVDLRLIASGHVHQRRDFTFGHTRHVWAPSAGFKINDARQDRIAIKETGLVEYRFAPDSFEVRHVRAAGQTDIDIEELFTQMGGEH is encoded by the coding sequence ATGTCCGAATTTCGCCTCACGCAGATTTCCGACACCCATCTCGGCCGGCGCTTTCCCGGCCTGATCGCCAACTTCCACCGCGTCTGCGAACACATCGACGCTGATGGACCCGATCTCGTCGTCAACACCGGCGACGTCTCCTTCGACGGGCCGACCAGCCGTGACGACGTCGCGTTCGCGAAGAGCCTGCACGACGCGCTGCCCGTTCCCTGCCGCTTCCTCCCCGGCAATCACGACATCGGCGACAATCCGACCGCACTCGGCCCGGCGCCCAAGCCGCCGGTCACGGAAGCGCATCGCCAGGAATTCCGCGACATCATCGGCGAGGACCATTGGTCGTTCGAGGCCGCGGGCTGGCGCTTCGTCGGTCTCAACTCACTGGTGATGAATTCAGGGCTCGCCTTCGAGGCCGAGCAGTTCGACTGGCTCGCCTCGGAGATTTCGCGCGCCAGCGGCAGGCCGGTCGCGCTGTTCATCCACAAGCCGCTGTTTCTCAACCTGCCCGATGACCCCGAGACACCGGAGACCTCGATCCGCTACGTGCCGCAGCCGGCACGCGCGCGGCTGATCGAGATGTTTGCGGATGTCGATCTGCGCCTGATCGCCAGCGGTCACGTGCACCAGCGCCGCGACTTCACGTTCGGCCATACGCGGCACGTCTGGGCGCCATCGGCCGGCTTCAAGATCAACGATGCACGCCAGGACCGGATCGCGATCAAGGAGACGGGCCTCGTCGAGTACCGCTTCGCCCCCGACAGCTTTGAAGTCCGCCATGTTCGCGCGGCGGGCCAGACCGATATCGACATCGAAGAGTTGTTCACCCAGATGGGCGGCGAGCACTAA
- a CDS encoding MAPEG family protein has protein sequence MSIQMVLLPVFVQVGLTFALLIGMVVGRRRALVSGETRIRDVALGEPNWPKGTTQIANCYRNQFELPVLFYALIALALPLRHADLFIVLMSWVFVVTRFAHAGVFVSSNDFGRRSTVWLASALVLLAMWIYFALKILLLI, from the coding sequence ATGTCTATCCAAATGGTCCTGCTGCCGGTCTTCGTGCAGGTCGGCCTCACCTTCGCCCTGCTGATCGGCATGGTAGTCGGGCGCCGGCGGGCGCTGGTCTCCGGCGAGACCAGGATCCGGGACGTTGCGCTCGGCGAGCCGAACTGGCCAAAAGGCACCACACAGATCGCCAATTGCTACCGCAACCAGTTCGAGCTGCCGGTGCTGTTCTACGCCCTGATCGCGCTGGCGCTGCCGCTCCGCCACGCCGATCTCTTCATCGTGCTGATGTCCTGGGTGTTCGTGGTGACGCGCTTTGCGCATGCCGGCGTGTTCGTCTCCTCGAACGATTTCGGCCGGCGCTCCACCGTCTGGCTCGCCAGCGCGCTCGTGCTGCTGGCGATGTGGATCTACTTCGCACTGAAAATCCTGCTGCTGATCTGA
- a CDS encoding RsmB/NOP family class I SAM-dependent RNA methyltransferase, with protein sequence MTPAARLSAAIELIDTIERDRVPAAKALKEWGTAHRFAGSGDRAAIAGLVWDVLRRYASSAYLMDADTARARLIGMLRLERDMDTATMAAMFDGSRYAPEPLTEAEQAALSHRSLKDAPAAIAGDYPDWLDSHLAKVFGEDRVAEAVAMASRAPLDLRVNTLKSNRDKVLKALSHLHAKPTPWSPNGLRIALSADARNPGIQAEEDFIKGGVEVQDEGSQLAALFTAAKPGEQVIDLCAGAGGKTLALAAMMQGKGRLIATDSDKRQLAPIHERLSRAGVHNADVRTPKGEADPLADISSTADLVVIDAPCTGTGTWRRNPDAKWRMRPGALEIRLKDQAEVLERAVPLVKAGGRIAYITCSVLPEENGDQVRAFVAKHPEFAVVPPEQTAGVLWDKAEEFAEAALQSPEGWLMTPRRTGTDGFFVSVLKKGG encoded by the coding sequence ATGACTCCCGCTGCCCGGCTGTCCGCAGCCATCGAGCTGATCGACACCATCGAACGTGACCGCGTGCCTGCGGCCAAGGCTCTGAAGGAGTGGGGCACCGCGCACCGCTTTGCCGGCTCCGGCGACCGCGCCGCCATTGCCGGCCTCGTCTGGGACGTGCTGCGCCGCTATGCCTCGAGCGCCTATCTGATGGATGCCGATACCGCGCGGGCGCGGCTGATCGGCATGCTCCGCCTCGAGCGCGATATGGACACCGCGACCATGGCCGCGATGTTCGACGGCAGCCGGTATGCACCCGAGCCGCTGACGGAGGCCGAGCAGGCCGCGCTCAGCCATCGGTCGCTGAAAGATGCACCCGCCGCAATCGCCGGCGACTATCCGGATTGGCTCGATTCCCATCTGGCCAAAGTGTTCGGCGAGGATCGCGTGGCAGAAGCGGTGGCAATGGCGAGCCGGGCGCCGCTCGATTTGCGCGTCAACACGCTAAAATCCAACCGCGATAAGGTGTTGAAGGCGCTTTCTCATCTTCATGCGAAACCGACGCCGTGGTCGCCAAATGGCCTGCGTATCGCGCTTTCCGCCGATGCGCGCAACCCGGGAATCCAGGCCGAAGAGGATTTCATCAAGGGCGGCGTTGAAGTGCAGGATGAGGGATCGCAGCTGGCGGCCCTCTTCACCGCGGCAAAACCGGGCGAGCAGGTGATCGATCTCTGCGCCGGCGCCGGCGGCAAGACGCTGGCGCTGGCCGCGATGATGCAGGGCAAGGGCCGGCTGATCGCGACCGACAGCGACAAGCGGCAATTGGCGCCGATTCACGAGCGCCTGTCGCGCGCCGGCGTCCACAATGCCGATGTCCGCACGCCCAAGGGCGAGGCCGATCCGCTCGCCGACATCAGCAGCACGGCCGATCTCGTCGTGATCGACGCGCCCTGCACGGGAACCGGCACCTGGCGCCGCAACCCCGACGCCAAATGGCGCATGCGGCCGGGCGCGCTGGAGATTCGTCTGAAGGACCAGGCAGAGGTGCTGGAGCGCGCGGTTCCGCTGGTGAAGGCCGGTGGCCGTATCGCCTACATCACCTGCTCGGTGCTGCCGGAGGAGAACGGCGACCAGGTGAGGGCCTTCGTCGCCAAGCATCCGGAGTTCGCGGTGGTGCCGCCGGAGCAGACCGCAGGCGTGCTGTGGGACAAGGCCGAGGAATTTGCAGAAGCCGCCCTGCAATCGCCTGAGGGTTGGCTGATGACCCCGCGCCGCACGGGCACGGATGGGTTCTTCGTCTCGGTGCTGAAGAAGGGCGGCTAA
- a CDS encoding cold-shock protein, with product MAMGTVKWFNNQKGFGFIQPDNGDKDVFVHISAVERAGLSTLNEGQKVSFDIVADRRSGKSSADNLRAG from the coding sequence ATGGCAATGGGCACCGTGAAGTGGTTCAACAACCAAAAGGGTTTTGGTTTCATTCAGCCTGACAACGGCGACAAGGACGTCTTCGTTCACATCAGCGCCGTTGAGCGCGCTGGTCTGAGCACCCTCAACGAGGGCCAGAAGGTCTCCTTCGACATCGTCGCGGACCGCCGCAGCGGCAAGTCCTCGGCTGACAACCTCCGCGCCGGCTAG
- a CDS encoding DHCW motif cupin fold protein, which yields MKLPASPFTVTDWSKVEATTHPGETGEARWRTLNIGDLRVRMVEYSPGYLADHWCDRGHVLYVLAGELDSELRDGRTFKLTAGMSYQVSDFGDAAHRSSTAVGATLFIVD from the coding sequence GTGAAACTCCCCGCCTCGCCCTTCACCGTCACCGACTGGAGCAAGGTCGAGGCCACCACGCATCCCGGCGAGACCGGTGAAGCGAGATGGCGGACGCTCAACATCGGCGATTTGCGGGTGCGGATGGTGGAGTATTCGCCGGGCTATCTCGCCGATCATTGGTGCGATCGCGGCCACGTGCTCTATGTGCTCGCGGGCGAGCTGGACAGCGAATTGCGCGACGGGCGCACCTTCAAGCTGACGGCGGGAATGAGCTATCAGGTCTCGGATTTCGGCGATGCCGCGCATCGCTCGTCAACGGCGGTGGGCGCGACGCTCTTCATCGTGGATTGA
- the guaA gene encoding glutamine-hydrolyzing GMP synthase: MTAAQNDRSASTPSVASAHDKILIVDFGSQVTQLIARRVREDGVYCEIVPFNKAEQAFLDMKPKAVILSGGPESVHEAGSPRAPQAIFDSGVPVMGICYGQMTMAAQLGGEVEGGHHREFGRADVEVKAPSKLFEDVWSPGGKNQVWMSHGDRITRMPPGFSVAGTSPNAPFAIIQDETRKYYGLMFHPEVVHTPDGAKLIRNFVRKIAGLTGDWTMRAFREEEIAKIRAQVGKGKVICGLSGGVDSAVAAVLIHEAIGDQLTCVFVDHGLLRLDEAKTVVDLFRHHYNIPLVHVDASKQFLGELEGVSDPETKRKIIGRLFIEVFEQEAKKIGGADFLAQGTLYPDVIESVSFTGGPSVTIKSHHNVGGLPERMNMKLVEPLRELFKDEVRKLGRELGLPEIFVGRHPFPGPGLAIRCPGEISKDKLDILRKADAVYIDQIRKHGLYDEIWQAFAVLLPVKTVGVMGDGRTYDFVVGLRAVTSTDGMTADFYQFDMKFLGETATRIINEVKGVNRVVYDVTSKPPGTIEWE; encoded by the coding sequence ATGACAGCAGCACAGAACGACCGCTCCGCGTCGACGCCCTCGGTGGCCTCGGCGCATGACAAGATTCTCATAGTCGATTTCGGCAGCCAGGTGACGCAGCTGATCGCGCGTCGCGTGCGCGAGGACGGCGTCTATTGCGAGATCGTCCCATTCAACAAGGCCGAACAGGCCTTCCTCGACATGAAGCCGAAAGCGGTGATCCTCTCCGGGGGTCCAGAGTCGGTGCATGAGGCCGGCTCGCCCCGCGCCCCGCAAGCGATCTTCGATTCCGGCGTGCCCGTGATGGGCATCTGCTACGGCCAGATGACCATGGCAGCCCAGCTCGGCGGTGAGGTCGAGGGCGGCCATCACCGCGAATTCGGCCGCGCCGATGTCGAGGTGAAGGCGCCGAGCAAGCTGTTCGAGGATGTCTGGTCACCGGGCGGCAAGAACCAGGTCTGGATGAGCCACGGCGACCGCATCACCAGGATGCCGCCGGGCTTCTCCGTTGCCGGCACCTCGCCGAACGCGCCGTTCGCGATCATCCAGGACGAGACGCGTAAATATTACGGCCTGATGTTCCACCCCGAAGTGGTGCACACGCCCGACGGCGCCAAGCTGATCCGCAATTTCGTCCGCAAGATCGCGGGCCTCACCGGCGACTGGACCATGCGCGCGTTCCGCGAAGAGGAGATCGCCAAGATCCGCGCGCAGGTCGGCAAGGGCAAGGTGATCTGCGGCCTCTCCGGCGGCGTCGATTCCGCCGTCGCGGCCGTGCTGATCCACGAAGCCATCGGCGACCAGCTCACCTGTGTGTTCGTCGATCATGGCCTACTGCGCCTCGACGAAGCGAAGACCGTGGTCGATCTGTTCCGCCACCACTACAACATCCCGCTGGTGCACGTGGATGCGTCCAAGCAATTCCTCGGCGAGCTCGAAGGCGTCAGCGACCCCGAGACGAAGCGCAAGATCATCGGCCGCCTCTTCATCGAGGTGTTCGAGCAGGAAGCGAAAAAGATCGGCGGCGCCGATTTCCTGGCGCAAGGCACGCTCTATCCTGATGTGATCGAGAGCGTCTCCTTCACCGGCGGCCCCTCGGTGACGATCAAGTCGCACCACAATGTCGGCGGTCTGCCTGAACGCATGAACATGAAGCTCGTCGAGCCCCTGCGCGAACTGTTCAAGGACGAGGTCCGCAAGCTCGGCCGCGAGCTCGGCCTCCCCGAGATCTTCGTCGGCCGCCACCCGTTCCCGGGCCCGGGCCTCGCCATCCGCTGCCCCGGCGAGATCTCGAAGGACAAGCTCGACATCCTGCGCAAGGCCGATGCCGTCTACATCGACCAGATCCGCAAGCACGGCCTCTATGACGAGATCTGGCAGGCCTTCGCCGTGCTGCTCCCGGTCAAGACCGTCGGCGTCATGGGCGACGGCCGCACCTATGATTTCGTGGTCGGCCTGCGCGCCGTCACCTCCACCGACGGCATGACCGCGGACTTCTACCAGTTCGACATGAAGTTTCTGGGCGAGACGGCAACACGCATCATCAACGAGGTGAAGGGCGTGAACCGGGTGGTGTATGACGTGACGAGCAAGCCGCCCGGGACGATTGAGTGGGAGTAG
- a CDS encoding HNH endonuclease, producing MGFGVFIHRSDSIYDDSPAERYQFPSQYLRRVEACIGDWIIYYEPSKVVETRGYFAIARVQQVIPDPGTPGMYLALIEPGSYLDFANPVSFNGPTGLVERGVLNEQGRISGRAQSAVRPISPEDFNRIFELGFAEGTPLLPRVDADVRLSQLDEREQVPFVFEQQRDRVSLAVSRVLRDRVFRRIVLRAYDERCAITGLKLINGMGRAEVAAAHIRPVEANGPDIVSNGIALSGTAHWMFDRGLITLADDLEILISRQTNDQEGVRSIINRTGRALEPRRPSDRPHPHFLKWHRENCFKQ from the coding sequence ATGGGATTTGGAGTATTCATCCATCGATCGGACTCGATCTACGATGACAGTCCCGCTGAACGATATCAGTTTCCCAGTCAGTATCTCCGCCGCGTTGAAGCCTGCATAGGCGATTGGATCATCTATTACGAGCCGAGCAAAGTGGTCGAGACGCGCGGCTATTTTGCGATTGCTCGGGTTCAGCAGGTTATTCCTGACCCGGGCACTCCAGGGATGTATCTCGCTCTGATCGAGCCCGGAAGCTATCTCGATTTTGCCAATCCGGTTTCTTTCAACGGGCCGACTGGTCTAGTAGAGCGCGGTGTCTTGAATGAGCAGGGACGAATTTCCGGACGTGCTCAGTCGGCGGTCCGTCCCATCTCACCCGAAGATTTCAATAGAATATTCGAGCTTGGTTTCGCGGAAGGCACTCCGCTGCTGCCCAGGGTTGATGCCGATGTTCGGTTGTCCCAACTCGACGAAAGAGAGCAGGTGCCGTTCGTATTCGAGCAGCAAAGAGATCGCGTCAGCCTTGCCGTATCTCGAGTTCTGCGCGATCGCGTATTTCGTCGGATCGTACTGCGCGCCTATGATGAACGCTGCGCCATTACCGGATTGAAGCTTATCAACGGAATGGGGCGCGCAGAAGTTGCGGCGGCGCACATTCGGCCTGTGGAGGCAAATGGGCCGGATATCGTTAGCAATGGGATCGCCCTCTCAGGTACGGCTCATTGGATGTTCGACCGTGGTCTGATCACCTTAGCCGACGATCTCGAAATACTTATCTCGCGTCAGACAAATGACCAGGAAGGAGTCCGATCAATCATCAATAGGACCGGTCGTGCTCTTGAGCCGAGAAGACCGTCTGATCGTCCTCATCCGCACTTCTTGAAATGGCACCGCGAGAACTGCTTCAAGCAATGA
- a CDS encoding serine hydrolase, whose translation MTFAKMLEETYTDGIAVLHRGKLIYERYFGALKPHKPHIAMSVTKSFAGTLAGILIADGKIDPQAPITDYVPELKASAFGDARVHEPGNSTPNRKIGRAHHGRHRLTEPATEQER comes from the coding sequence ATGACCTTCGCGAAAATGCTGGAGGAAACCTACACCGACGGCATCGCGGTGCTGCATCGGGGCAAGCTGATCTATGAGCGCTATTTTGGCGCGTTGAAGCCGCACAAGCCGCATATCGCGATGTCGGTGACGAAGTCGTTCGCCGGTACGCTGGCCGGCATCTTGATCGCGGACGGCAAGATCGATCCGCAGGCGCCGATCACAGATTATGTGCCGGAGCTGAAGGCGAGTGCGTTCGGCGATGCGCGCGTGCACGAGCCGGGCAACAGCACGCCAAACCGCAAGATCGGTCGAGCGCATCACGGCCGTCACCGCCTAACTGAACCCGCAACGGAGCAAGAACGATGA